The following coding sequences are from one Halomonas sp. HAL1 window:
- a CDS encoding YqjK family protein encodes MKPSADTANPPTKPLSRAERKALLLAELEQQRVDILVDSEYLQQAASPLDKNWQSFKLPLYAVGGFAAFRLMRHPGGAMAAGRKVLAGYMLLKKLKLLAKVAT; translated from the coding sequence ATGAAACCATCCGCAGACACCGCTAACCCCCCAACAAAGCCACTAAGCCGTGCTGAACGTAAAGCCCTGCTGCTGGCAGAATTGGAGCAGCAGCGCGTGGATATTCTGGTCGATAGCGAATACCTGCAGCAAGCCGCCTCGCCCCTGGATAAAAACTGGCAAAGTTTCAAGCTGCCGCTTTACGCCGTCGGCGGTTTTGCCGCATTCAGACTAATGCGCCACCCAGGTGGAGCAATGGCGGCAGGCAGAAAAGTGCTTGCAGGCTATATGCTACTCAAGAAGCTTAAGTTATTAGCCAAAGTGGCTACTTAA
- a CDS encoding DUF3617 family protein: MMLRNMAVAALVAFPMVALAETPNVTAGEWEFVSKTSVSGEMEIPDQTETERQCITQEELEGAEFGFIEEEEGCELLDQDLNADGLSYSMVCRAEGGEATIDGEMRFMGERIEGSVDILTQSPMGELSMNTVIEGEYLGECE; this comes from the coding sequence ATGATGTTACGTAACATGGCAGTAGCGGCCCTAGTGGCCTTTCCGATGGTCGCGTTGGCTGAAACCCCCAATGTGACCGCTGGTGAATGGGAGTTTGTCAGCAAAACCAGCGTCAGCGGCGAAATGGAAATTCCGGATCAAACGGAAACCGAGCGCCAGTGTATTACTCAGGAAGAGCTTGAGGGCGCTGAATTCGGCTTCATCGAAGAAGAAGAGGGCTGTGAGCTACTCGATCAGGATTTGAACGCAGACGGTCTTAGTTACAGCATGGTATGCCGTGCTGAAGGTGGCGAAGCGACCATCGATGGCGAAATGCGTTTTATGGGTGAACGTATTGAAGGCAGTGTCGATATTCTGACCCAGTCGCCCATGGGCGAGCTGAGCATGAACACGGTCATTGAAGGCGAGTACCTCGGCGAGTGTGAGTAA
- a CDS encoding ABC transporter permease subunit — MKPSRSSALLKRLKLGRRAVIAFPLVWLTLFFLLPFALVLKISLSEAAIAIPPYGPLLEYADQTLHVFLNLGNYLFLLSDSLYIAAYWGSVKTAFIATVACLLIGYPMAYAMARAPARWQLLLLLLVMLPSWTSFLIRVYAWMGILSNSGLINNLLIGIGLIDSPLRMMNTQFAVTIGIVYAYLPFMVLPLYAHLTRMDNSLLEAAADLGSRKVNTFIKVTLPLSMGGIVAGSMLVFIPAVGEFVIPELLGGPDTLMIGKVLWEEFFLNRDWPVASALAMVMLLLLLVPIVWFHRYQSKELAS, encoded by the coding sequence ATGAAGCCATCTCGTTCTTCAGCACTGCTCAAACGCTTGAAACTGGGGCGGCGGGCAGTGATTGCGTTTCCGCTCGTCTGGTTAACGCTGTTTTTCTTGCTGCCTTTTGCGCTGGTACTCAAAATCAGCCTGTCCGAGGCGGCGATTGCGATTCCGCCTTACGGGCCACTGCTTGAGTATGCCGACCAGACGCTACATGTCTTTTTAAACCTGGGCAACTATCTCTTTCTCCTTTCGGATTCGCTCTATATTGCCGCCTATTGGGGCTCCGTCAAAACTGCGTTCATAGCGACGGTGGCTTGTCTGCTGATCGGCTACCCAATGGCGTATGCCATGGCGCGGGCACCGGCTCGCTGGCAGCTGCTGTTACTGCTGCTGGTCATGCTGCCTTCGTGGACGTCGTTTCTGATTCGTGTCTACGCCTGGATGGGTATTTTAAGCAATAGCGGGCTGATCAATAACCTACTGATAGGGATAGGGCTAATCGATTCTCCGCTACGCATGATGAATACCCAGTTTGCGGTCACGATTGGTATCGTTTACGCCTACTTGCCGTTTATGGTGTTGCCGCTGTATGCCCACCTAACTCGGATGGATAATTCGTTATTGGAAGCTGCTGCCGACCTGGGTTCGCGCAAGGTCAATACCTTTATCAAAGTTACTCTGCCGCTCTCTATGGGGGGGATTGTCGCCGGTTCGATGCTAGTGTTTATCCCGGCGGTAGGCGAGTTCGTGATTCCCGAGTTACTTGGCGGCCCGGACACATTAATGATCGGTAAGGTGTTGTGGGAGGAGTTTTTCCTTAACCGCGACTGGCCCGTGGCGTCGGCGCTGGCCATGGTGATGCTGCTGCTGTTACTGGTGCCAATTGTCTGGTTCCATCGCTATCAGTCCAAGGAGCTAGCATCATGA
- a CDS encoding efflux RND transporter permease subunit, with protein sequence MRLSDISVQRPVLAMVIAALIIAFGLLALNRLPLQEYPTIDPPVVTIDTRYPGASASVVETRITQVLEDRIAGVEGIELITSQSEDGRSQIEIEFGIDMDINAAANDIRDRISGALRNLPDDADNPEVTKADSSEEIVVWLSLSGENYSITELTDYANRFLVDSLSVQPGVARVRVGGGSDYAMRVWLDRNALAARGLTVGDIEDALRAENVELPAGSIESVDRQFIVRLPRSFASADDFQRLAINSPQNQSENGYLVRLADVARVEVGAVEDRSVFRSNGVPMVGLGMIMQSTANVIELSEAVQVELERLQGTLPEGMTLSLNYDASLFVSGAIDQVVMTLFIAMGLVVVVIFLFLGNLRTTLVPAVTVPIAVIGAFTALAAMNFSINLLTLLALVLAIGLIVDDAIVVLENINRRMHDYGETPLVAAFRGTRQIAFAVIATTLVLVAVFVPLSMLQGDIGRLFSEFALTMAAAVVISTLLALTLTPMMASKILKPGMHDSRIGKAVQWLLNGTQHRYQATLEWMLKMRWLVVAMFVLLIAATAWLATALPNEYTPQEDRGNFIVLVNGPEGATFDYMMDYMDEIEARMTPLIESGELERVVVRAPRGYGNIENFNSGFIIVNMADWGSRRSAWEIMADVRQTLSTLPGVQAFPVMRQGFGQRTEKPVQFVLGGGTYEELARWRDMLIDHVRENNPRLTALESNYNETQPQLRVEIDYERAASLGVTVSEIGRTLEVLLGGRNVTRYVDEGEEYDVILEGDRGSQNSPRALDNIQVRSARSGELIPLASLVTLSDFAGASTLNRFDRIRAITIEANLADGYPLGEALAYLEESAAELLPEEAQTNVAGASRDFQQASGATAFLLIMGALVVFLVLAAQFESLIHPFVIMLTVPLAMSGALLALLLTGQSLNIYSQVGLVLLIGLAAKNGILIVEFANQLRDEGKAFRAALIEASVTRLRPILMTAVTTMAGAIPLIISTGPGAESRLVIGTVIMAGVGSATLFTLFVVPVAYDLLARHTGSPGAVKRQLEDEIANAPSHEGASGRQ encoded by the coding sequence ATGCGCCTTTCGGATATCTCCGTTCAGCGCCCTGTGCTCGCGATGGTGATCGCGGCGCTGATTATCGCGTTTGGTCTTTTGGCGCTCAATCGCCTGCCATTGCAGGAGTACCCCACCATTGACCCGCCGGTGGTCACTATCGACACCCGCTACCCAGGCGCCTCGGCCAGCGTGGTCGAAACGCGCATCACCCAGGTGCTTGAGGATCGCATAGCCGGGGTGGAAGGCATCGAGCTGATTACTTCGCAAAGCGAAGATGGCCGTTCCCAGATTGAAATCGAATTCGGCATCGATATGGATATCAATGCCGCCGCCAATGATATTCGTGATCGAATTTCCGGCGCCCTGCGCAACCTGCCCGACGATGCTGACAACCCCGAGGTCACCAAGGCTGACAGCAGTGAAGAGATAGTGGTGTGGCTCAGCCTTTCCGGTGAAAACTACTCCATTACCGAACTCACCGATTACGCTAACCGCTTTCTGGTCGACAGCCTTTCCGTGCAACCAGGCGTGGCACGGGTACGCGTTGGCGGCGGCAGCGACTACGCGATGCGGGTTTGGCTGGATCGCAATGCACTGGCTGCCCGAGGGCTTACCGTCGGCGATATCGAGGATGCCCTGCGGGCCGAAAACGTAGAGCTCCCGGCAGGCTCGATTGAATCTGTCGATCGCCAGTTTATCGTTCGCCTTCCCCGCAGCTTTGCCAGCGCTGACGACTTTCAGCGCCTTGCGATCAACTCTCCTCAAAACCAGAGCGAAAACGGCTACCTGGTGCGCCTTGCCGACGTAGCCCGAGTGGAGGTCGGTGCGGTAGAAGATCGCTCTGTCTTCCGCTCCAACGGTGTGCCCATGGTCGGGCTTGGCATGATCATGCAGTCCACGGCCAATGTCATCGAGCTTTCCGAGGCGGTGCAGGTAGAGCTTGAACGGCTGCAGGGCACGCTGCCCGAAGGAATGACGCTTAGCTTGAACTACGATGCCTCACTGTTCGTCTCCGGCGCGATTGATCAGGTCGTCATGACCCTATTTATCGCCATGGGCTTGGTAGTGGTGGTGATTTTCCTGTTCCTGGGAAACTTGCGCACTACCCTGGTACCCGCGGTAACAGTGCCCATTGCCGTTATTGGCGCGTTTACCGCCCTAGCCGCGATGAATTTTTCGATCAACCTGTTAACCCTGCTAGCGCTGGTGCTGGCCATTGGCCTGATTGTGGATGACGCCATCGTGGTGCTTGAGAACATCAATCGGCGTATGCACGACTACGGTGAAACACCGCTGGTCGCCGCCTTTCGCGGCACCCGGCAGATCGCCTTTGCGGTCATCGCCACCACGCTGGTATTGGTGGCGGTTTTTGTGCCCCTGAGTATGCTGCAGGGGGACATTGGCCGGCTCTTTTCCGAATTCGCGCTGACCATGGCCGCCGCAGTGGTGATCTCTACCCTACTCGCGTTGACACTTACGCCCATGATGGCGTCTAAAATTCTTAAGCCAGGCATGCACGATAGCCGCATTGGTAAAGCCGTACAGTGGCTGCTTAATGGCACCCAGCACCGCTATCAGGCGACATTGGAGTGGATGCTCAAGATGCGCTGGCTGGTCGTCGCCATGTTCGTGCTGTTGATTGCGGCTACTGCCTGGCTGGCGACAGCGCTGCCAAATGAATACACCCCGCAGGAGGACCGCGGCAACTTTATCGTATTAGTGAATGGCCCTGAAGGCGCTACCTTCGATTACATGATGGATTATATGGATGAAATCGAAGCGCGTATGACGCCGCTGATCGAGAGCGGCGAGCTGGAGCGTGTGGTAGTTCGTGCGCCGCGTGGCTACGGTAATATCGAGAATTTCAACAGCGGCTTTATTATCGTCAATATGGCTGATTGGGGCAGTCGCCGTAGCGCTTGGGAAATCATGGCCGACGTACGCCAGACACTGAGTACCCTACCCGGCGTACAAGCGTTCCCCGTCATGCGCCAGGGCTTTGGGCAACGCACCGAAAAACCGGTCCAGTTTGTACTGGGTGGCGGCACGTATGAGGAACTTGCCCGCTGGCGAGATATGTTGATCGACCATGTGCGTGAAAACAATCCGCGCTTAACAGCCCTGGAAAGCAACTACAACGAGACCCAACCGCAACTGCGGGTGGAGATCGACTACGAGCGTGCTGCCTCGTTAGGCGTTACCGTCTCGGAAATCGGCAGAACGCTGGAAGTGTTGTTGGGCGGTCGCAATGTCACTCGCTATGTGGATGAGGGTGAGGAGTACGATGTCATCCTGGAAGGTGACCGCGGTAGCCAGAACAGCCCCAGGGCGCTGGATAACATTCAGGTTCGCTCGGCGCGCTCCGGTGAGCTGATTCCTCTGGCCAGCCTAGTCACGCTTTCCGACTTTGCTGGCGCCAGCACCCTGAATCGCTTTGACCGCATACGCGCGATTACCATTGAGGCCAACCTGGCAGATGGTTACCCGCTCGGCGAAGCGTTGGCGTACCTAGAGGAGAGCGCTGCTGAGTTGCTGCCAGAAGAGGCACAAACCAATGTGGCAGGCGCATCGCGCGACTTCCAGCAGGCTAGTGGCGCCACCGCCTTCCTGTTGATAATGGGCGCACTGGTGGTGTTTTTGGTACTCGCTGCCCAGTTCGAGAGCCTAATCCATCCTTTTGTCATCATGCTCACGGTGCCACTGGCAATGAGCGGCGCCCTGCTTGCCCTACTGCTCACTGGACAGTCGTTGAACATCTACAGTCAAGTAGGCTTAGTGTTACTGATTGGCTTAGCCGCTAAAAACGGCATTCTGATTGTCGAGTTTGCCAATCAATTGCGTGACGAGGGGAAAGCGTTTCGAGCCGCATTGATTGAAGCCTCTGTGACACGCTTGAGACCTATCTTAATGACCGCCGTCACCACCATGGCCGGCGCCATTCCATTGATTATCTCGACAGGGCCAGGGGCCGAGTCGCGTTTGGTCATCGGTACCGTGATTATGGCGGGGGTCGGTTCAGCCACGCTGTTTACACTGTTTGTCGTGCCCGTGGCATACGACCTGCTGGCACGCCATACGGGATCGCCAGGCGCAGTGAAGCGACAGCTCGAAGATGAAATCGCCAATGCCCCTTCCCATGAAGGCGCTTCAGGCAGGCAGTAA
- a CDS encoding efflux RND transporter periplasmic adaptor subunit — MSLPVRRRLLLRLTLVPFALLLAQVAFAQSAPSVIGTRAEMTTWSDPLEALGTLSADESVTLSTTVTEIVSEINFQDGEQVDEGQLLIRLEDAEEQAQLRASQALREERRNASNRATQLQDRNLAARADVEDSQSRLRQAEADIQAIEAQLANYQIEAPFSGRVGFRNISVGALVTPGMDLVTLDKLDVMKLDFSVPEVFLGRLAPGLILNATTAAFPDDIFSGEIATIGTRVDPVTRSIDVRAELDNSDGRLRPGMLMEVIVQQHVRDTIVIPEAAIEPSGDRHFVMLIEQSDGTTRLARREVAIGERRNGEVEILEGLSADELIVVHGLQLARDGQEARLIGIVDDETGIRALLEADR, encoded by the coding sequence ATGTCTTTACCGGTTCGACGACGACTGCTTCTAAGACTCACGCTTGTTCCTTTTGCCCTGCTGTTAGCGCAGGTGGCGTTTGCCCAATCGGCACCGTCTGTCATCGGGACACGGGCAGAAATGACCACCTGGTCTGACCCCCTTGAAGCGCTGGGGACGCTGAGTGCCGATGAAAGCGTCACGCTTTCCACCACCGTCACGGAAATTGTCTCCGAGATCAATTTCCAGGACGGTGAACAGGTTGACGAGGGGCAACTGCTTATCCGACTAGAAGATGCCGAAGAGCAGGCGCAACTAAGGGCCTCGCAGGCGCTACGCGAAGAGCGACGCAATGCCTCGAACCGTGCCACGCAGTTGCAAGACCGTAATCTGGCGGCCAGAGCCGACGTAGAAGATAGCCAGTCCCGCCTGCGTCAGGCAGAAGCCGACATTCAAGCCATTGAGGCCCAACTAGCCAACTACCAAATAGAAGCTCCCTTCAGTGGCCGCGTTGGGTTTCGTAATATCAGCGTCGGTGCGCTGGTCACCCCAGGAATGGATCTGGTGACGTTGGATAAACTAGATGTTATGAAACTGGACTTCAGCGTACCCGAGGTGTTTCTAGGCCGCCTTGCACCAGGATTAATACTAAATGCCACTACCGCTGCCTTCCCAGACGATATTTTCAGCGGTGAAATTGCCACCATCGGCACTCGGGTCGACCCGGTGACGCGCAGCATTGATGTCCGCGCCGAACTCGACAACTCTGACGGCCGGTTGCGCCCTGGCATGCTGATGGAAGTCATCGTTCAGCAACACGTGCGCGACACTATTGTGATCCCTGAAGCCGCTATCGAACCCAGTGGAGACCGTCATTTTGTGATGCTTATCGAACAAAGTGATGGCACGACTCGCTTGGCACGCCGCGAAGTGGCGATTGGCGAACGACGCAATGGCGAGGTAGAAATTCTTGAGGGGTTGTCTGCCGATGAGTTAATTGTCGTTCACGGCCTACAACTGGCCCGGGATGGACAAGAAGCCAGACTGATCGGGATTGTCGATGACGAGACCGGTATTCGAGCGTTGCTAGAGGCTGACCGCTGA
- a CDS encoding polyamine ABC transporter substrate-binding protein, with amino-acid sequence MGNIHKLSAAVAAISFAAAASAAHADEVRVFNWSDYIAPETLEKFTERTGIEVTYDVYDSNEILDAALLAGRSGYDVVVPSTYYFTRQVKAGVFQPLNHELLPNLDNLNPELMANLETIDAGSEYSVPYMWGTNGIGYNVERVKEILGDDAPLDSWALLFDPEITGALSEAGCGLSMLDSADEMLSPAMAYLGLDPLSENIDDIEAAGELIASVRDDMTYFHSSRYVSDLANGDICVAAGYSGDVFQAAARAEEAGRDFSIGYSIPKEGAALWFDMMAVPADAPNTENAHAFINFILDPEIAAEITEYVRYANPNSAANEYLSDEILNDPAIYPTTDVMQNLYVQAEKPQDVLRARTRIWNRVKSGR; translated from the coding sequence ATGGGGAACATCCACAAACTTTCCGCGGCCGTTGCGGCCATTTCGTTTGCCGCAGCGGCTAGCGCTGCCCACGCCGACGAGGTGCGGGTGTTTAACTGGTCAGATTACATTGCCCCGGAAACGCTGGAAAAATTCACCGAGCGTACCGGCATTGAAGTGACCTACGACGTTTACGACAGTAATGAAATCCTTGATGCCGCCTTGCTCGCCGGGCGTTCCGGTTACGATGTGGTCGTGCCATCCACTTACTATTTTACCCGCCAAGTGAAAGCTGGCGTGTTCCAGCCACTGAACCACGAGTTACTGCCCAATTTAGATAACCTCAACCCAGAGCTGATGGCTAACCTGGAAACCATCGACGCCGGTAGCGAATACTCGGTCCCTTATATGTGGGGCACCAATGGGATCGGCTATAACGTTGAGCGGGTAAAAGAAATCCTCGGTGACGACGCCCCCTTGGACAGTTGGGCACTGTTGTTTGATCCTGAAATAACCGGCGCACTGAGCGAGGCGGGCTGTGGCTTGTCAATGCTGGATTCCGCTGATGAGATGTTGTCACCCGCCATGGCGTATCTAGGCTTAGACCCGCTCAGCGAAAATATTGACGATATCGAAGCGGCGGGTGAGCTGATTGCCAGTGTTCGCGACGATATGACCTATTTCCACTCGTCACGCTATGTGTCTGACCTGGCGAATGGCGATATTTGCGTCGCCGCAGGCTACTCCGGTGATGTTTTCCAGGCCGCTGCTCGTGCTGAAGAAGCAGGACGCGACTTCTCTATTGGCTATAGCATTCCCAAAGAAGGCGCTGCCCTTTGGTTCGACATGATGGCGGTGCCCGCTGACGCGCCGAATACTGAAAACGCCCATGCATTTATCAACTTCATTCTTGACCCGGAAATTGCTGCCGAGATCACCGAGTATGTACGTTATGCCAACCCTAACTCGGCGGCTAATGAATATCTCTCTGATGAAATCCTGAATGATCCGGCGATTTACCCGACCACCGATGTCATGCAAAACCTGTACGTACAGGCTGAAAAGCCTCAAGATGTGCTTCGCGCACGTACACGGATCTGGAATCGTGTAAAGTCCGGTCGTTAA
- the potA gene encoding ABC transporter ATP-binding protein yields MVTTPLSNEPSSAAPSTPSALRPQGKTPRFAEDVVLEVKRLSKRFDDALAVDDVNLQVKRGEIFALLGGSGSGKSTLLRMLAGFETPTEGRILLDGVNITAMPPHKRPINMMFQSYALFPHMTVAQNIAFGLKQDKLPKADIDARVAQMLKLVHMERFAKRKPHQLSGGQRQRVALARSLAKRPKLLLLDEPMGALDKKLRTEMQLEVVEIIEQVGVTCIMVTHDQEEAMTMADRVAIMADGWIEQVGSPVDIYESPVSRMVAEFVGTVNLFEGEIIEDAADHCRIVAPALERPIYIDHGITTQAMDRRVWVAIRPEKIWLTREKPTTEYNWAEGKVDDIAYLGGFSLYYVRTPSGQMIKVSMANTERRGDRPTWEDSVYVHWEDHSTIVLNR; encoded by the coding sequence ATGGTCACTACGCCCCTGTCGAACGAGCCTTCATCTGCTGCGCCAAGCACTCCTTCCGCATTACGTCCTCAGGGTAAAACCCCACGGTTTGCCGAGGACGTCGTGCTGGAAGTCAAGCGCTTAAGCAAACGATTTGATGATGCGCTGGCGGTGGATGATGTCAATTTGCAGGTTAAGCGCGGCGAAATTTTCGCGTTATTAGGGGGATCCGGGTCGGGGAAATCAACCTTGCTGCGGATGCTGGCGGGGTTTGAGACGCCAACAGAAGGGCGCATTTTGTTAGACGGTGTCAATATCACCGCAATGCCGCCTCACAAGCGGCCCATCAATATGATGTTCCAGTCTTATGCCTTATTTCCGCATATGACGGTTGCCCAGAATATTGCCTTTGGTTTAAAGCAGGACAAACTGCCCAAAGCAGATATCGACGCCCGTGTTGCGCAAATGCTCAAGCTGGTGCACATGGAGCGCTTTGCCAAGCGCAAGCCGCATCAACTTTCCGGCGGGCAACGTCAGCGGGTGGCACTGGCGCGCTCGTTGGCCAAGCGGCCCAAACTGTTGCTGCTGGACGAGCCTATGGGAGCGCTGGACAAAAAACTACGCACTGAAATGCAGCTGGAAGTGGTCGAGATCATTGAACAGGTAGGCGTTACCTGCATCATGGTGACGCACGACCAGGAAGAAGCCATGACCATGGCTGACCGTGTGGCGATCATGGCCGATGGCTGGATCGAGCAGGTAGGTTCGCCGGTGGATATTTATGAAAGCCCGGTAAGCCGCATGGTGGCAGAGTTCGTCGGTACGGTGAATCTGTTTGAAGGGGAAATTATCGAGGATGCTGCCGACCACTGCCGCATCGTCGCCCCTGCGCTGGAGCGCCCCATATATATTGATCATGGGATAACTACCCAAGCGATGGATCGCCGGGTGTGGGTCGCTATACGCCCCGAGAAAATCTGGTTAACCCGTGAAAAGCCCACCACGGAATATAACTGGGCGGAAGGCAAGGTGGATGATATTGCCTACTTGGGGGGCTTCTCGCTCTACTACGTGCGCACGCCGTCGGGCCAGATGATCAAAGTCAGCATGGCCAATACGGAACGCCGTGGTGACCGGCCAACCTGGGAAGACAGCGTCTATGTCCACTGGGAAGATCACAGCACTATTGTTCTGAATCGCTAG
- a CDS encoding ABC transporter permease subunit: MSRLRRINFSTVMLVLGLLFLYLPMFVLVVYSFNASKLVTVWAGFSTQWYGELFRDEQILSAVWTSLRIAFFAASMAVCLGTVAAFVMTRYGHFRGKTALSSMVTAPLVMPEVITGLSLLLLFVQMAQITGWPADRGMATIWIAHTTFCSAYVAVVVAARLREVDHSIEEAAMDLGSPPVKTFFSITLPIITPALAAGWLLAFTLSLDDLVIASFVSGPGANTLPMVVFSSVRMGVSPKINALATLIILIVSLATLLAWFFMRRNETKRKAALQDV; this comes from the coding sequence ATGAGCCGCCTGCGACGGATCAACTTCTCAACGGTTATGCTGGTGCTTGGCCTGCTGTTTCTTTACCTGCCGATGTTTGTACTGGTGGTGTATTCGTTTAACGCCTCGAAACTAGTCACCGTGTGGGCTGGCTTTTCTACCCAATGGTACGGTGAACTATTTCGTGACGAGCAGATTCTGTCGGCGGTGTGGACGAGTCTGAGGATCGCATTTTTCGCTGCCAGCATGGCGGTTTGCTTAGGCACCGTAGCGGCCTTTGTGATGACGCGCTACGGCCATTTCCGGGGTAAAACGGCACTCTCCAGCATGGTGACGGCCCCATTGGTCATGCCCGAGGTGATTACCGGTCTGTCGCTGCTGCTGTTGTTTGTGCAGATGGCGCAGATTACCGGGTGGCCCGCTGACCGTGGCATGGCGACGATCTGGATTGCCCACACCACGTTTTGCAGTGCCTATGTCGCGGTCGTGGTGGCGGCGCGCCTGCGAGAAGTGGATCACTCTATTGAAGAGGCGGCCATGGACTTGGGCTCGCCGCCGGTGAAAACCTTCTTTTCCATTACGCTGCCGATTATCACTCCAGCGCTGGCAGCCGGTTGGCTGCTGGCGTTTACGCTCTCACTCGATGACTTAGTGATTGCCAGCTTTGTCTCGGGCCCAGGAGCGAATACGCTGCCAATGGTGGTGTTTTCATCGGTGCGTATGGGCGTATCACCGAAGATTAATGCGCTTGCCACGCTGATTATACTGATCGTATCCCTGGCAACATTGTTGGCTTGGTTTTTTATGCGCCGCAACGAAACCAAGCGAAAGGCTGCCCTGCAAGACGTTTAA
- a CDS encoding NAD(P)/FAD-dependent oxidoreductase, producing MIYDVVIIGAGAAGLMCAAQAGYAGKRVLVLDHANKAGKKILMSGGGRCNFTNLGTTPQHFYSSNPYFCISALKRYRPEHFVELVERHGVEHVEKTPGQLFCATSAKEIVRTLLTECEWAGAEIKLSTQITRVEQQGNAMRLTTSIGKIDAGVVVVASGGLSIPSMGATGFGYDIARQFGLEVFDTRPGLVPFTLSDTWKARAAALSGVSIPVAASAGSSRFVDPMLFTHRGLSGPAMLQVSSVWQPGESLTVDLLPGENVAESLREARQETPKRQLSTWLTERFPKRLAQALLEWYPDHDPARPLAQYANHALDEWAGRLNAWQLKPAGTEGWRTAEVTMGGVNTDALSSKTFEVKGLPQLRFIGEVVDVTGELGGYNFQWAWASGVACGQSC from the coding sequence ATGATCTATGATGTCGTTATCATTGGCGCTGGCGCCGCAGGGTTGATGTGCGCAGCGCAAGCGGGCTATGCCGGTAAACGGGTCTTGGTGCTTGATCATGCTAACAAAGCGGGCAAAAAGATTCTGATGTCCGGCGGCGGCCGCTGCAACTTTACCAATCTAGGCACGACGCCACAGCATTTTTACTCTTCAAATCCTTACTTTTGTATATCGGCGCTCAAGCGCTACCGCCCAGAACACTTTGTCGAGCTCGTTGAGCGCCATGGCGTTGAGCATGTTGAGAAAACACCGGGGCAGCTGTTCTGCGCAACCTCCGCCAAGGAAATTGTTCGCACCCTACTCACCGAGTGCGAGTGGGCTGGGGCTGAAATAAAACTCAGTACTCAGATTACCCGCGTGGAACAGCAGGGCAATGCCATGCGGCTGACGACGTCGATCGGTAAAATTGATGCCGGAGTGGTGGTAGTGGCCAGCGGGGGGCTTTCTATTCCGAGCATGGGAGCGACGGGATTTGGCTACGACATAGCGCGTCAATTTGGCTTGGAAGTGTTCGATACCCGGCCGGGGTTGGTGCCGTTCACCCTCAGCGATACCTGGAAAGCGCGTGCAGCGGCACTCTCGGGCGTTAGCATACCAGTGGCCGCCAGTGCTGGCAGCAGTCGCTTCGTTGATCCTATGCTGTTTACCCATCGCGGCCTGTCTGGGCCAGCGATGCTGCAGGTATCCAGCGTTTGGCAGCCAGGGGAGAGTCTTACCGTTGATCTATTGCCTGGTGAAAATGTGGCGGAATCGCTGCGTGAGGCGCGTCAAGAAACGCCCAAGCGTCAACTTTCTACGTGGCTGACGGAACGTTTTCCGAAGCGCTTGGCCCAAGCGTTGCTTGAGTGGTATCCCGATCATGATCCTGCGCGGCCGCTCGCTCAATATGCCAATCACGCCTTGGACGAATGGGCTGGCAGGCTTAATGCCTGGCAACTGAAGCCGGCGGGTACTGAAGGATGGCGTACTGCTGAAGTGACCATGGGGGGAGTCAATACCGACGCGCTATCATCCAAAACCTTTGAAGTGAAAGGATTGCCACAGCTGCGGTTTATCGGTGAAGTAGTGGATGTAACAGGCGAGCTTGGTGGGTATAACTTTCAGTGGGCGTGGGCGAGTGGCGTAGCCTGTGGTCAGTCTTGCTAG
- a CDS encoding CPXCG motif-containing cysteine-rich protein has translation MHDDALVNYDFHCPYCDSPLTFLIDTSQGSHDTWEDCHQCCAPIQLQVVVSPMTGELDSVVAGRDDDVL, from the coding sequence ATGCATGACGACGCCCTAGTCAATTATGACTTCCACTGCCCTTACTGCGACTCACCGCTGACCTTTCTCATTGATACGTCACAAGGCAGCCATGACACGTGGGAAGATTGCCATCAGTGCTGCGCGCCTATCCAGTTACAAGTTGTCGTTTCGCCGATGACCGGCGAACTCGATAGCGTAGTGGCCGGGCGCGACGACGACGTTCTATAG